In a genomic window of Chrysemys picta bellii isolate R12L10 chromosome 1, ASM1138683v2, whole genome shotgun sequence:
- the LOC101941014 gene encoding olfactory receptor 52R1-like, which yields MSDSNTTDFTNPSTFILLGIPGLEAAHIWISIPFCTMYAIALLGNFTILFIVNRDPSLHEPMYYFLCMLAITDLLISTSTMPKMLSIFWFNSREISFSACLTQMYFVHSFSAMESGILVAMAFDRYVAICSPLRHSSILTTSVVAKIGLALVLRSGILTLPYPFLARQWPYCRSNIIPHSYCRHIAVVNLACTDIRISSYYGLFNLVSVIGMDVFFIAVSYTLILRAIFRLPTKDAWLKTFGTCISHLCAILILYIPDFFSSLTQRFGHNVPLYLRILFSNVFLLVPPMLHPIIYGVRTKQIRDRLLHLFSHKET from the coding sequence atgtcagattccaacacaactgacttcaccaacccctccaccttcatcctactTGGCATTCCTGGCCTAGAGGCAGCACatatctggatctccatccccttctgcaccatgtacgCCATAGCCTTGTTGGGGAACTTCACTATCCTGTTCATCGTGAACAGGGATCCCAGCCTCCAcgagcccatgtactatttcctttgCATGCTGGCCATCACTGACCTGCTCATTTCCACATCCACTatgcccaaaatgctgagcatcttctggttcaattccagggagatcagtttcagtgcctgcctcacccagatgtacttcgtTCACTCCTTCTCAGCGATGGAGTCTGGAATCctcgtggccatggcttttgatcgctatgtggccatctgcagTCCTCTGAGACATTCCTCCATCCTGACAACCTCTGTTGTGGCCAAGATAGGCCTCGCCTTGGTGCTGCGCAGTGGCATACTCACATTACCCTATCCCTTCCTGGCGaggcagtggccatattgcagaagtAACATCATCCCCCACTCCTATTGTCGGCATATAGCTGTTGTGAACCTGGCCTGCACTGACATCcgcatcagtagttactatggcctGTTTAATCTTGTCTCTGTGATCGGAATGGACGTGTTTTTTATTGCCGTGTCCTATACTCTGATCCTCCGGGCCATCTtccgcctccccacaaaggatgcctggctcaaaacttttgggacctgcatctCTCATCTTTGTGCCATTTTAATTTTGTACATACCAGATTTCTTTTCATCTCTCACACAGCGGTTTGGCCACAATGTGCCACTGTATTTACGGATTCTCTTTTCTAATGTTTTCCTGCTGGTGCCCCCCATGCTACACCCCATCATTTATGGGGTGAGGACAAAACAGATCCGGGACCGGCTGCTCCATCTCTTTTCTCATAAAGAGacctaa